In Cryptococcus depauperatus CBS 7841 chromosome 4, complete sequence, a single window of DNA contains:
- a CDS encoding 1,4-alpha-glucan-branching enzyme, translating into MAVSTVMSTDGTGVVALDPWLEPFSGALKHRYASYLMQRNAIEAHEGGLAKFSEGYKTMGFQVDAKGGVTYREWAPNASEARLIGEFNNWSHTANPMTKSSFGVWECYVPPTPQGECAIPHDSMVKISMTLPGGDAIDRIPAWITRVTQDLSVSPIYDGRFWNPPKSDVYQFKHGHSTRSVEGLKIYEAHVGISSPNKRVTTYKEFEIDVLPRIKQLGYNCIQMMAIMEHAYYASFGYQVTNFFAASSRYGTPEELKSLVDKAHEMGLTVLLDVVHSHACKNILDGINMFDGSDHLYFHEGAKGRHDLWDSRLFNYGHHEVLRFLLSNLRFWMDVYMFDGFRFDGVTSMMYTHHGIGTGFSGGYHEYFSDSVDIEAMAYLMLANAMLHESYPHVITIAEDVSGMPTLCRPVSEGGVGFDYRLSMAIPDMWIKLLKEYTDDQWNMGNIVHTLTNRRHLEKSVAYAESHDQALVGDKTLAFWLMDKEMYDFMSDLTPMTPVIDRGLALHKMIRFLVHTLGGEAYLNFEGNEFGHPEWMDFPREGNENSFAHARRQFNLVDDKLLRYKYLYEFDIAMNWLENKYKWLNAPQAYVSLKHEGDKVIVFERAGLLFIFNFNPTQSFADYRVGVDVAGEYKVILTSDESKFGGHDRIDLNGKHFTTPIEWNERKNWLQVYIPSRTVLVLGL; encoded by the exons ATGGCCGTATCAACTGTTATGTCTACAGACG GCACAGGTGTTGTCGCGCTTGATCCTTG GCTTGAGCCATTTTCGGGCGCTCTTAAACACCGATATGCTTCCTATTTAATGCAGCGGAATGCTATTGAAGCGCACGAAGGCGGTCTAGCTAAGTTCTCAGAGGGGTATAAAACTATGGGATTTCAGGTAGATGCAAAGGGAGGGGTGACCTACAGAGAGTGGGCTCCCAACGCCTCTGAGGCTAGACTTATTGGAGAATTTA acaattggTCCCATACGGCCAATCCTATGACAAAGTCGTCTTTTGGCGTTTGGGAGTGCTATGTCCCCCCCACTCCTCAGGGAGAATGCGCTATTCCCCATGATTCTATGGTCAAAATATCAATGACTCTACCTGGAGGTGACGCTATCGATAGGATTCCAGCCTGGATCACTCGTGTTACGCAAGATCTATCAGTCTCGCCTATCTATGATGGTCGCTTCTGGAATCCACCCAAGTCCGATGTATATCAGTTCAAGCATGGTCATTCCACACGCTCTGTTGAAGGTCTCAAGATCTATGAGGCTCACG TCGGAATTTCCAGTCCCAACAAGAGAGTTACTACCTACAAGGAGTTTGAGATAGACGTTTTGCCAAGAATCAAGCAACTTGGCTACAATTGTATTCAAAT GATGGCAATCATGGAGCACGCTTACTATGCTT CTTTTGGATACCAAGTCACTAACTTTTTCGCTGCCTCCTCCCGTTATG GCACACCGGAGGAACTTAAATCTCTTGTTGACAAAGCTCACGAAATGGGCTTGACTGTCTTGCTTGATGTAGTTCACTCGCATGCCTGCAAAAATATCCTTGATGG TATAAATATGTTTGATGGTTCCGATCATCTCTACTTCCATGAAGGAGCCAAGGGAAGACACGACCTATGGGATTCTCGTCTTTTCAACTACGGCCATCACGAAGTTCTTCGCTTCCTTCTGTCCAATTTACGCTTTTGGATGGATGTCTACATGTTTGATGGCTTCAGATTCGATGGAGTCACCAGTATGATGTACACTCATCATGGTATTGGGACTGGTTTCTCTG GGGGATACCATGAGTACTTTAGTGACTCGGTAGACATTGAAGCAATGGCGTATCTTATGCTA GCAAACGCTATGCTTCATGAGAGCTACCCCCATGTTATAACCATTGCCGAAGATGTCTCAGGCATGCCCACGCTTTGTCGCCCCGTTTCAGAAGGCGGTGTTGGTTTCGATTATCGCTTATCAATGGCAATCCCAGATATGTGGATCAAGCTTCTGAAGGAATACACCGATGATCAATGGAATATGGGCAATATCGTCCATACTCTAACTAATCGTCGACATCTAGAAAAAAGCGTAGCCTATGCAGAGAGTCATGACCAAGCTTTGGTTGGAGATAAGACACTAGCCTTCTGGTTGATGGATAAGGAGATGT ATGATTTCATGTCCGACCTTACTCCAATGACACCGGTTATTGACAGAGGTCTTGCTTTGCATAAAATGATTAG ATTTCTGGTCCATACTTTGGGTGGTGAGGCATACCTTAACTTCGAAGGCAACGAATTCGGTCACCCTGA GTGGATGGATTTTCCAAGAGAGGGAAATGAAAACTCATTCGCCCATGCACGTCGCCAATTTAATCTTGTTGACGACAAACTTCTGCGCTACAAATACTTGTATGAATTCGACATTGCCATGAACTGGCTTGAGAATAAATACAAATGGCTTAATGCACCACAA GCATATGTGTCTCTTAAACATGAAGGTGACAAAGTCATTGTCTTTGAGCGTGCTGGacttctcttcatcttcaact TTAATCCTACTCAATCATTCGCTGATTATCGGGTGGGAGTAGATGTTGCTGGAGAATACAAAGTGATACTTACTAGTGATGAGAGCAAGTTTGGAGGACATGATAGGATTGACTTAAATGGTAAACACTTTACCACACCCATAGAATGGAACGAACGCAAGAACTGGCTACAAGTGTATATACCGTCTAGAACTGTTCTTGTCTTGGGATTGTAA